In a single window of the Populus alba chromosome 16, ASM523922v2, whole genome shotgun sequence genome:
- the LOC140954702 gene encoding uncharacterized protein, translating to METEGLETVHTSLGGNAVVPEGGSFLEPPSIATVPGEEILRKLMDQVPCLVEKNEKQAHRDEGFDTTEEGETKEIAEKEKQVDDVTGTILQIDKIEGASVNIEEEEKIVKHVEAMEDGEADVEGKPKSIEKETGGPEKYEEGEMKIEESVELETSNEVGSFEPGLSQGKEALSQTADAIVNNLDNPETVKEVCQEKEIKDSGTGDGTINEQRIGEERKEEEKSGICSSFLDDKGTDVVKAIETTEKEKEGTTCDTIGGGTYIVEAGIDIQKEKETTPGTGEGMQDKRNTEDIATATHKTQETEEMYSQQVDKPDVCMVSESESEEIVNKSPQGEGQNLILEKTAEVDSSEGENIKDGMDPEQKPDGLFVKHEENKQSMHQDLAMAEESTEENRDMETPTVIAAENNTSDTVPIPITTAQDHSVIEDDKIMDVVANAVPEDSKEEMSKYEDKIKETFAQQDEAVSEKSENSLALISGEIDTATSSECSEAIGSAKEETPIKIPGESFEDKKEEKPIDADAVAPIEKVKTIHDS from the exons ATG GAAACAGAAGGGCTTGAAACTGTACATACCAGCCTTGGAGGCAATGCTGTTGTGCCTGAGGGTGGAAGTTTTTTGGAACCACCCTCGATTGCCACGGTTCCaggagaagaaatcttgagaaaaCTGATGGATCAAGTACCATGCCTGGTAGAAAAGAATGAGAAACAGGCGCACAGAGATGAGGGTTTTGACACTACAGAAGAGGGGGAAACCAAGGAGATTgcggaaaaggaaaaacaagttgATGATGTTACTGGAACCATTTTACAGATTGATAAGATTGAAGGAGCAAGCGTCAACATTGAAGAAGAGGAGAAAATAGTCAAACATGTTGAAGCAATGGAAGATGGGGAGGCTGACGTTGAAGGAAAACCAAAGAGTATCGAGAAGGAAACTGGCGGCCCAGAGAAATATGAGGAAGGAGAAATGAAGATAGAAGAGAGTGTTGAGCTTGAAACTAGCAATGAAGTTGGCTCATTTGAGCCAGGCTTGAGTCAGGGAAAAGAAGCTCTGAGTCAAACCGCTGATGCGATAGTCAACAACCTGGACAATCCTGAAACAGTCAAAGAAGTTTGCCAGGAGAAAGAAATCAAAGACAGTGGCACAGGTGATGGAACTATAAATGAACAGCGGataggagaagaaagaaaagaagaagagaaatcaGGGATTTGCTCTAGTTTCTTGGATGACAAGGGTACTGATGTGGTCAAAGCCATTGAAACGacagaaaaggagaaagagggCACCACCTGCGATACAATTGGAGGGGGAACCTATATAGTAGAAGCAGGCATAGACAttcagaaagaaaaagaaacaacaccTGGAACTGGAGAAGGTATGCAGGACAAACGGAATACAGAAGACATCGCGACTGCCACTCATAAAACACAAGAGACAGAAGAAATGTACTCTCAGCAAGTAGACAAGCCTGACGTATGCATGGTCTCAGAATCTGAATCAGAGGAAATTGTCAATAAGAGTCCACAAGGAGAAGGTCAAAATCTTATCCTTGAGAAAACAGCTGAAGTTGACAGCAGTGAAGGTGAAAATATTAAGGATGGGATGGATCCTGAACAAAAGCCTGATGGTTTGTTTGTGAAACATGAGGAGAACAAGCAAAGCATGCATCAGGATCTGGCTATGGCAGAAGAATCAACAGAGGAAAACAGAGACATGGAGACTCCTACTGTGATAGCAGCTGAAAACAACACAAGTGATACGGTACCTATTCCCATTACTACTGCTCAGGATCATTCTGTGATAGAAGATGACAAAATCATGGATGTAGTAGCCAATGCTGTTCCAGAGGATAGCAAAGAGGAGATGTCGAAATACGAGGATAAGATCAAGGAAACTTTTGCACAGCAAGATGAAGCAGTAAGTGAGAAGAGTGAAAATTCCTTGGCATTGATATCTGGGGAGATAGATACAGCGACTTCAAGTGAATGCTCTGAAGCAATTGGATCTGCTAAAGAGGAGACACCCATCAAGATCCCAGGAGAAAGCTTTGAGGATAAGAAGGAAGAGAAACCAATTGATGCCGATGCTGTCGCTCCAATAGAAAAGGTTAAAACTATACATGACTCATGA